In the genome of Cryptomeria japonica chromosome 8, Sugi_1.0, whole genome shotgun sequence, one region contains:
- the LOC131059995 gene encoding amino acid transporter AVT3C: IVIKSFRHCYSREAFIVFLCFIQRRINSEFIQNGRRYREISITSSGFELERNPIGDYLSLLSIVGRKARFIWALLPLELVMNGIRSLTQLAPFSIFADIVNVSAMLTVMGEDVMSIVRSVGPHVEAFTGLANIPYGVGVAVYAFEGVTMILPLELEMERKHRFGGILGLAFVFISCIYGGFGTLGYLAFGSETKDIVTFNLGKSLIVDFVQLALCLNLFITFPLMMNPVYEVVEGRFNRGAFSFFIRSVAVLFITLIALLVPSFTDFLSLIGSSIGSILGFILPALFHLHACSHESSSVQIFADIALIVFGIVFGVGGSISSMFQICKN; the protein is encoded by the exons ATTGTTATTAAGAGCTTCCGCCACTGCTATTCTCGTGAAGCCTTCATCGTTTTCCTATGTTTTATACAGCGGCGGATTAACTCAGAATTCATACAGAATGGCCGCCGCTACCGAGAAATCTCCATTACTTCCTCAG GCTTCGAATTAGAGCGCAACCCAATTGGAGACTATTTATCCTTGCTTTCTATCGTTGGGAGGAAGGCACGATTTATATGGGCACTGCTCCCGTTGGAGCTAGTGATGAATGGTATTAGATCTCTCACCCAATTGGCTCCCTTTAGTATTTTTGCAGACATTGTGAATGTTTCTGCAATGCTGACTGTGATGGGTGAAGATGTTATGTCCATTGTAAGGAGCGTGGGTCCTCATGTTGAGGCCTTCACTGGCTTGGCCAACATTCCTTATGGAGTGGGTGTTGCTGTCTATGCATTTGAGGGGGTAACCATGATTCTGCCCCTTGAATTGGAGATGGAGAGGAAACATAGATTTGGTGGTATCTTGGGCCTTGCATTTGTTTTCATATCTTGCATTTATGGGGGTTTTGGAACACTTGGTTATCTTGCTTTTGGAAGTGAGACCAAGGATATTGTCACTTTTAATTTGGGGAAGagtttgatagtagattttgttcAGCTTGCACTGTGCCTGAACCTTTTCATCACATTCCCACTGATGATGAATCCTGTTTATGAGGTCGTAGAAGGAAGGTTTAACAGGGGAGCATTTTCTTTCTTCATCAGATCTGTGGCGGTTTTATTCATAACATTGATAGCACTTCTAGTTCCTTCTTTCACAGATTTTTTGTCCCTGATTGGAAGCAGCATTGGTTCGATTTTGGGTTTCATATTGCCTGCCCTCTTTCATTTGCATGCTTGTTCCCATGAGTCCTCTTCTGTACAGATCTTTGCAGACATCGCGCTTATTGTTTTTGGAATTGTCTTTGGTGTTGGTGGGAGCATTTCGTCCATGTTTCAAATCTGTAAAAATTAA